A single genomic interval of Polaribacter vadi harbors:
- a CDS encoding aminotransferase class V-fold PLP-dependent enzyme yields the protein MDNLEQYFSQFRNHIIGINQTFTSPYGEQNLVYCDWTASGRLYRPIEEKISNQFGPFVANTHTETSTSGAAMTLAYHEARKIIKRHVNANENDVLITTGSGMTGVVNKFQRILGIKVAENLKDYTSIPEDLKPIVFVSHMEHHSNQTSWLETIADVVVVPCDNDGLLCLKEFEKCIQKHEYRKIKIASITSCSNVTGIKTAYHKVAKLIHSYNGLCFVDFACCAPYVDIDMHPEVEEEYLDAIFFSPHKFLGGPGSSGVLIFNKKLYKNTVPDNPGGGTVSYTNPWGQHDYFDDVETREDGGTPGFLQTIKIALSIQLKEKMGTENIRKREDEINEVVFKTLENLPGVKILAPNQKKRLSIFSFYFEKYHFNLVVKLLNDRFGLQTRGGCSCAGTYGHFLLNVNQETSNRIKGEILSGCNTQKPGWVRMSLHPTITTTELDFVCESLQKLSENIADWAKDYKYDTIKNDYVHKTITPIEKELVSSWFAV from the coding sequence ATGGATAACTTAGAGCAGTATTTTTCGCAATTTAGAAATCATATTATTGGAATTAACCAAACATTTACTTCTCCTTATGGAGAACAAAATTTGGTGTACTGTGATTGGACTGCAAGTGGAAGATTATACAGACCAATTGAAGAAAAAATATCGAATCAATTTGGGCCTTTTGTAGCAAATACGCATACAGAAACATCTACTTCTGGAGCAGCTATGACATTGGCTTATCATGAAGCTAGAAAAATTATTAAACGCCATGTAAATGCAAATGAAAATGATGTTTTAATAACAACAGGTTCAGGAATGACAGGTGTTGTGAATAAATTTCAACGAATTTTAGGTATAAAAGTTGCTGAAAATTTAAAGGATTATACCTCAATTCCAGAAGATTTAAAACCAATTGTTTTTGTTTCTCATATGGAACATCATTCAAACCAAACTTCTTGGTTAGAAACTATTGCAGATGTAGTAGTTGTACCTTGTGATAATGATGGTTTATTGTGCTTAAAAGAATTTGAAAAGTGCATTCAAAAACACGAATATCGTAAAATAAAAATTGCTTCGATAACTTCTTGCTCTAATGTTACTGGTATAAAAACAGCATATCATAAAGTTGCAAAATTAATACATAGTTATAATGGATTGTGTTTTGTAGATTTTGCATGTTGTGCACCTTATGTAGATATTGATATGCATCCTGAAGTAGAAGAGGAGTATTTAGATGCTATTTTCTTTTCTCCACATAAATTTTTAGGAGGTCCTGGAAGTTCAGGTGTTTTAATTTTTAATAAAAAATTATATAAAAATACAGTTCCAGATAATCCAGGAGGAGGAACAGTGAGTTACACAAATCCTTGGGGACAACATGATTATTTTGATGACGTAGAAACTAGAGAAGATGGTGGAACACCAGGTTTTTTACAAACTATAAAAATTGCACTTTCTATTCAGTTGAAAGAAAAAATGGGCACTGAAAACATCAGAAAAAGAGAAGATGAAATTAATGAAGTTGTTTTTAAAACCTTAGAAAATCTTCCAGGAGTTAAAATATTAGCACCAAACCAAAAGAAAAGATTAAGCATTTTTTCTTTCTATTTTGAAAAATATCACTTTAATTTAGTGGTAAAATTATTAAACGATAGATTCGGATTGCAAACTAGAGGTGGTTGTTCTTGTGCAGGAACTTATGGGCATTTTCTATTGAATGTAAATCAAGAAACTTCTAATAGAATTAAAGGTGAAATTTTATCTGGTTGTAACACTCAAAAACCAGGTTGGGTTCGTATGTCTTTACACCCAACAATTACAACTACTGAGCTTGATTTTGTTTGTGAATCTTTGCAAAAATTATCAGAAAATATAGCAGATTGGGCTAAAGATTACAAATACGATACTATTAAAAACGATTATGTGCACAAAACAATAACGCCAATTGAAAAAGAGTTAGTTAGCTCTTGGTTTGCTGTTTAG
- a CDS encoding lysophospholipid acyltransferase family protein: MNQIVFYLTYPLIWLISRLPMFILYLISDFFYVLLYYVFGYRKAVVLKNISYAFPGKSEEEKQKIAKKFYKHFTDIMIESIKSFSISEKEILKRYKYKNPELVNKYAKEGKSIALVSAHLANWEWSISTPLVLNIDIFGAYNKLRNETFEKTLRENREKFGIKGATTANFIKLIKHNFENNVQGAYILLSDQSPHIEKTFHWGTFFGVKVPVHTGAEMLAKKNDLVVINYRAKKIKRGYYETDFELITENPKDYKDYEITDKFLRITERNITEQPEFYLWSHKRFKHKDKYDEWLKLQETKQQTKS, translated from the coding sequence ATGAATCAAATCGTTTTTTACTTAACATATCCTTTAATTTGGCTGATTTCTAGATTGCCAATGTTTATTTTATATTTAATTTCAGATTTTTTCTACGTCCTTTTATATTATGTGTTTGGCTATAGAAAAGCAGTTGTATTAAAAAATATCTCTTATGCTTTTCCAGGAAAATCCGAAGAAGAAAAGCAAAAAATTGCTAAAAAATTCTACAAACATTTTACTGACATTATGATTGAGAGTATAAAATCTTTCTCAATATCAGAAAAAGAAATTCTAAAACGTTACAAATATAAAAACCCTGAATTGGTAAATAAATATGCTAAAGAAGGAAAAAGTATTGCTTTGGTAAGCGCACATCTTGCCAATTGGGAATGGTCTATAAGTACTCCTTTAGTTTTGAATATAGATATTTTTGGTGCGTATAATAAATTGAGAAATGAAACTTTTGAGAAGACCTTAAGAGAAAACAGAGAAAAATTTGGAATAAAAGGTGCAACTACTGCAAACTTTATAAAGTTGATAAAGCACAATTTTGAGAACAATGTTCAAGGTGCTTATATTTTGTTAAGTGATCAATCTCCACACATAGAAAAAACGTTTCATTGGGGAACATTTTTTGGTGTTAAAGTACCTGTACATACAGGTGCAGAAATGCTTGCTAAAAAAAACGATTTGGTTGTAATCAATTATAGAGCAAAAAAAATAAAAAGAGGCTATTATGAAACTGATTTCGAATTAATTACAGAAAACCCGAAAGACTATAAAGATTATGAAATTACTGATAAATTCTTACGAATTACAGAACGAAATATTACAGAACAACCCGAATTTTATTTATGGTCGCATAAAAGATTTAAGCATAAAGACAAATATGACGAATGGCTTAAACTTCAAGAAACTAAACAGCAAACCAAGAGCTAA
- a CDS encoding lysophospholipid acyltransferase family protein, whose protein sequence is MQFLIFALVYPFIWLLSKLPMRFLYIISDVLYIFVYHVFKYRKTVVFNNLNLVFPEKSSEEKKQIAKKFFQHFTDLFMETIKAISISKKEILKRYQYKNPEVAQKFIKEGRSIAFVSAHQANWEWFANAPLLVNCRARGAYTSLGNKYFDKVVRESRERFGFVCYESSKTVKAFYEDYKKQIQSIYLLISDQSPQLEHTLYWQEFFGIKVPFHVGAESLAKKFDLVVIFCATKKIKRGVYETEFILISENPKELKNYEITDTYIQLSEQLIKEQPEFYLWSHKRFKHRNKFEKWKKMKKIKD, encoded by the coding sequence ATGCAATTTTTAATTTTTGCTTTGGTATATCCTTTTATTTGGTTGCTTTCCAAATTACCAATGCGTTTTTTATATATAATTTCTGATGTGCTTTACATCTTTGTTTATCACGTGTTTAAATATCGTAAAACAGTCGTTTTTAATAACTTGAATTTAGTATTTCCAGAAAAATCATCCGAAGAAAAAAAACAGATTGCCAAAAAGTTCTTTCAGCATTTTACAGATTTATTTATGGAAACGATCAAAGCAATTTCCATCAGCAAAAAAGAAATCTTAAAACGATATCAATATAAAAATCCTGAAGTAGCTCAAAAATTTATCAAAGAAGGAAGAAGTATTGCTTTTGTAAGCGCACACCAAGCAAATTGGGAATGGTTCGCAAATGCGCCATTATTGGTTAACTGCAGAGCAAGAGGAGCATACACGAGTTTAGGAAACAAATATTTTGACAAAGTTGTTAGAGAATCTAGAGAGCGTTTTGGGTTTGTTTGCTATGAATCTTCAAAAACGGTAAAAGCTTTTTACGAAGATTATAAAAAGCAAATTCAAAGTATTTATTTACTAATTAGTGATCAATCTCCTCAGTTAGAACACACTTTATATTGGCAGGAATTTTTCGGAATTAAAGTCCCTTTTCATGTGGGTGCAGAATCGCTTGCTAAAAAGTTTGATTTAGTAGTTATATTTTGTGCAACAAAAAAAATAAAAAGAGGGGTTTATGAAACTGAATTTATTTTGATTTCTGAAAACCCAAAAGAGCTTAAAAATTACGAAATAACAGATACATACATTCAACTTTCTGAACAACTTATTAAAGAACAACCAGAATTTTATTTATGGTCTCACAAACGCTTTAAACACAGAAATAAGTTCGAGAAATGGAAGAAAATGAAAAAGATTAAGGATTAG
- a CDS encoding rhomboid family intramembrane serine protease encodes MKGFDDYTFLDKFKFQVGRVKGDEKIRMLTSGFLHVDWMHLILNMYVLYMFGDMVAHKLGGAYFLIIYFGSLLAGSLYTLHYHKDEPYYSAVGASGAVSGILYASILLVPGMELYLFFIPIPIPGYIFAVGYLLYSIYGMKKQVGNIGHAAHLGGTIGGFAFTLLLTPILFTTNTILVVLLAVPIILLLLFGDKLKSL; translated from the coding sequence ATGAAAGGCTTTGATGATTATACCTTTTTAGATAAATTTAAGTTTCAAGTTGGTAGGGTAAAAGGCGATGAAAAAATTAGAATGTTAACTTCTGGTTTTTTACATGTAGATTGGATGCATCTAATTTTAAATATGTATGTTTTATATATGTTTGGAGACATGGTTGCTCATAAACTTGGAGGCGCTTATTTTTTAATCATTTATTTTGGAAGTTTATTAGCTGGTAGCTTATATACGTTACATTATCATAAAGACGAACCTTATTATAGTGCAGTTGGTGCTTCAGGAGCTGTTTCTGGTATTTTATATGCATCAATTTTATTAGTGCCAGGCATGGAATTGTATTTGTTTTTTATTCCAATACCAATTCCAGGATATATTTTTGCTGTTGGTTATTTATTATATTCTATTTATGGAATGAAAAAACAAGTAGGTAATATTGGACATGCAGCGCATTTAGGAGGAACTATAGGTGGGTTCGCATTCACATTATTATTGACTCCTATATTATTTACCACAAATACAATACTTGTTGTTTTATTGGCGGTACCAATTATTTTGTTATTACTTTTTGGTGATAAATTAAAGAGTTTATAA
- a CDS encoding START-like domain-containing protein: MDKVKYELEIPIHASPNMLYQYISSPSNLQEWFADKVNSRGKTFTFEWDGTIEQAELITKRAEDRVRWKWLESEDDESYFEIKIQVDALTKDVSLIITDFADDEDEVEESKQLWENQIDELKQTIGA, from the coding sequence ATGGATAAAGTAAAATACGAGCTTGAAATACCAATTCATGCTTCCCCAAACATGTTATACCAATACATTTCATCACCTTCTAATTTGCAAGAATGGTTTGCAGACAAAGTAAACTCTAGAGGTAAAACATTTACTTTTGAATGGGATGGAACTATTGAACAAGCAGAGTTAATCACAAAAAGAGCAGAGGATAGAGTTCGTTGGAAATGGTTAGAGAGTGAAGATGACGAAAGTTATTTTGAAATAAAAATTCAAGTAGATGCCTTAACAAAAGATGTTTCTTTGATTATTACTGATTTTGCTGATGATGAAGATGAAGTAGAAGAATCTAAGCAGCTTTGGGAAAATCAAATTGATGAATTGAAACAAACAATTGGTGCCTAA
- a CDS encoding aminotransferase class IV: MINFNGELVHEENIKLSIHNRGFKYGDGIFETIKIVNKKVVFWEDHYFRLMASMRMLRMKIPMEFTLEFLEQEILKTVAVQSEAASFRVRLNVYRKDGGLYTPKTNKIDYLIEVKENTYKTKEVYTVDVFKDFYNYSGLLSTIKTNNRMLNTLASIFAKENDLDNCVLINERKGVVEVANGNIFVLKGNIIKTPALTEGCIKGIARQKVIEIIAKNKEFTLEQTTISPFEIQKADEVFITNAIMGVQPITNYKKKKFTVDFSSKIAKSLKVLEVTSA; the protein is encoded by the coding sequence ATGATTAATTTTAATGGTGAATTAGTACATGAAGAAAATATAAAACTTTCTATACATAATAGAGGTTTTAAATATGGAGATGGAATTTTTGAAACTATAAAAATTGTCAATAAAAAGGTCGTTTTTTGGGAAGATCATTATTTTAGATTAATGGCTTCTATGAGAATGTTGCGTATGAAAATTCCAATGGAATTTACCTTGGAATTTTTAGAACAAGAAATTTTAAAAACAGTTGCAGTGCAAAGTGAAGCTGCTTCTTTTAGAGTTCGTTTAAATGTATATCGAAAAGATGGTGGTTTGTACACGCCAAAAACAAACAAAATCGATTATTTAATTGAAGTAAAAGAAAATACCTATAAAACTAAAGAAGTTTATACTGTTGATGTTTTTAAAGACTTTTATAATTATTCTGGTTTATTATCAACCATTAAAACAAATAACAGGATGTTAAACACGTTAGCAAGTATTTTTGCTAAAGAGAATGATTTAGACAACTGTGTTTTAATTAATGAGAGAAAAGGAGTAGTAGAAGTTGCTAATGGAAATATCTTCGTTCTAAAAGGAAATATTATAAAAACACCAGCCTTAACAGAAGGTTGTATAAAGGGAATTGCTAGACAAAAAGTTATTGAAATTATTGCTAAAAATAAAGAGTTTACTTTAGAGCAAACAACTATTTCACCTTTCGAAATTCAAAAAGCAGACGAGGTTTTTATAACCAATGCAATTATGGGTGTTCAGCCAATTACAAATTATAAAAAGAAAAAATTTACCGTAGATTTTTCTAGTAAAATTGCAAAAAGTCTAAAAGTTTTAGAAGTTACTTCTGCCTAA
- a CDS encoding YqgE/AlgH family protein, whose amino-acid sequence MLYLKPHKGRLLIAEPSILNDSSFNRAIILITEHTEINSVGFILNRPLDYTLSDLLPDISSDFTVYQGGPVEQDNLYFVHMVPELIPDSIEVDNGIFWGGNFEALKQLLNEGSLKKSDIRFFLGYSGWGKNQLADELNINSWFISENDLQNIFSEDETSLWKDKILQKGGDYKLWANAPSDINLN is encoded by the coding sequence ATGTTGTATTTAAAACCACATAAAGGCAGATTGTTAATTGCTGAACCTTCTATTTTAAATGACAGTTCTTTTAATAGAGCTATTATTTTAATTACAGAGCATACAGAAATTAACTCTGTTGGTTTTATATTAAATAGACCTTTAGATTACACATTAAGCGATTTATTACCTGATATTAGTTCTGATTTTACAGTATATCAAGGGGGGCCTGTTGAGCAAGATAATTTGTATTTTGTACATATGGTTCCAGAATTAATTCCTGATAGTATAGAAGTTGATAATGGTATTTTTTGGGGAGGAAATTTTGAAGCTTTAAAACAACTATTAAATGAGGGTTCTCTAAAAAAATCTGATATTCGTTTTTTCTTAGGATATTCTGGTTGGGGAAAAAATCAACTAGCAGATGAATTAAATATTAATTCATGGTTTATTTCAGAAAATGATCTTCAAAATATTTTTTCTGAAGATGAAACTTCTCTTTGGAAAGATAAAATACTTCAAAAAGGTGGTGATTATAAACTTTGGGCAAATGCTCCAAGTGACATCAACTTAAATTAG
- a CDS encoding HU family DNA-binding protein has translation MNKSDLIDAMAADAGISKVAAKAALESFTDNVTSALKGGDKVALVGFGTFSVSNRAARTGRNPQTGKTIQIAAKNVAKFKAGAGLSDAVN, from the coding sequence ATGAACAAGTCTGATTTAATTGACGCAATGGCTGCTGATGCAGGAATATCTAAAGTAGCTGCGAAAGCAGCATTAGAATCTTTTACAGATAACGTAACTTCTGCTTTAAAAGGAGGAGATAAAGTTGCATTAGTTGGTTTTGGAACTTTTTCAGTTTCTAACAGAGCTGCAAGAACAGGAAGAAATCCTCAAACAGGAAAAACTATCCAAATTGCTGCTAAAAATGTAGCGAAATTTAAAGCTGGAGCTGGATTAAGTGATGCTGTAAACTAA